A DNA window from Brassica napus cultivar Da-Ae chromosome C1, Da-Ae, whole genome shotgun sequence contains the following coding sequences:
- the LOC106374766 gene encoding UDP-D-xylose:L-fucose alpha-1,3-D-xylosyltransferase 3-like: MGQQQQRPISNRPISFLNRNGLFLLLLALLVLLGVCLPLSEFPLFMFPNRTSTSSPPPSPSFVVSDWRDYTLAQAAKFVAKNGTVIVCAVSYPFLPFLNNWLISISRQKHHEKVLVIAEDYALLYKVNEKWPGHAVLIPPALDPKAAHHFGSQGFYNLTSRRPQHLLDILELGYNVMYNDVDMVWLQDPFKYLQGSQDVYFMDDMTAIKPLNHSHGLPPSRNGVTYVCSCMIFLRCTSGAKLLLKKWVEEIRAQPWSNTEAKKPHDQPAFNRALHKITQIDVYLLPQSAFPSGGLYFKNQKWVNETKGKHVIVHNNYIVGYKNKLKRFQDFGLWLGDDHFHESPLGKIELVQEENNEEKKQKERGLK, encoded by the exons ATGGGGCAGCAGCAACAACGTCCAATCTCAAACCGTCCCATTTCATTTCTAAACCGCAACGGTCTTTTCCTCCTCCTTCTAGCTCTCTTGGTTCTCCTCGGTGTATGCTTACCTTTGTCAGAGTTTCCcttattcatgtttccaaacagaaCCTCAACTTCTTCTCCTCCACCTTCTCCTTCTTTTGTGGTCTCTGACTGGCGTGACTATACCCTTGCTCAGGCGGCCAAGTTTGTGGCTAAGAATGGGACGGTGATCGTCTGCGCAGTTAGTTATCCTTTCTTGCCTTTTCTCAACAACTGGCTGATTAGCATTTCTAGACAGAAGCATCATGAAAAAGTTCTCGTGATCGCTGAAGATTATGCTCTTCTGTACAAAGTTAACGAGAAGTGGCCTGGTCATGCCGTTCTCATTCCTCCAGCGTTGGATCCTAAAGCCGCACACCATTTTGGTTCCCAG GGTTTCTACAATCTTACTTCTCGGAGACCACAACATCTCTTGGACATTTTGGAGCTAGGTTACAATGTTATGTACAATGATGTTGATATGGTCTGGCTACAAGATCCGTTTAAGTATTTACAGGGAAGCCAGGACGTATACTTTATGGATGACATGACTGCG ATTAAGCCTTTAAATCACTCTCATGGTTTACCACCGAGTCGAAACGGAGTGACTTATGTATGTAGCTGCATGATTTTCTTGCGTTGCACTAGTGGTGCAAAGCTTCTATTGAAGAAATGGGTGGAAGAAATTCGAGCTCAGCCTTGGTCTAACACTGAAGCAAAGAAACCACATGATCAACCTGCTTTTAATCGGGCACTTCACAAAATAACTCAG ATAGATGTCTACTTGCTTCCACAATCAGCTTTCCCGTCAGGAGGATTGTACTTCAAGAACCAGAAATGGGTTAATGAGACAAAGGGAAAACATGTGATAGTTCATAATAATTACATTGTCGGCTACAAAAACAAGTTGAAACGCTTTCAAGATTTTGGTCTGTGGCTAGGCGATGATCATTTTCATGAGTCACCACTGggaaaaataga GTTAGTCCAAGAGGAAAATAATGAAGAGAAGAAACAGAAGGAAAGAGGTTTAAAATAG